The following coding sequences are from one Capsicum annuum cultivar UCD-10X-F1 chromosome 3, UCD10Xv1.1, whole genome shotgun sequence window:
- the LOC107866637 gene encoding E3 ubiquitin protein ligase DRIP2 yields MDDFSRRQASIKSVLTCGICNKLCKDVTIVEECCHRFCKKCITRKITEEKLKFCPECNLDLGASPLQKIRPDHHVQGIRDIISAKRRELIESGLLENKPKKAEPKKLAHEDIDINSSPNMLIDSPPRPSPPPPPAIASSSRRKEKSISSIVNTTPPVVDDHDHATIQVGRRGRRRGSRNNTNANAVARFQDSSKFNYVVDLNKGYPQAGSSTIPLLSSKTTQHKQQIKGDQSGSSSSTTLLSGKATQHKQQVESSAYAAESSKKNKSVKPLDGMNDLWEPLHKLLTKGATLDLNSNKSKSKEPVPKFTTPIPINLDDDEDENGDDDEEDEEYVPTRKIKEHKVGKHNVVQKSNVVVPPPAATPPPTSPTPMPSSSTNDKGKGKKGRRGRKKKETNNPLPPPSPPHADADGSNINVAKVQVINEAASAATSSGNTRVLNERVHPIWFTLVASDNQKCSSPLPQIPTRFIKIKDVNMPSSYIMKYLAKKLNLQSQDEVEVRLLGMPIRPNLPLHHLAELWLHAAPTAEKTVKVGASAEEFVMVLKYGRSLN; encoded by the exons ATGGATGATTTTAGTAGAAGGCAAGCAAGTATCAAAAGTGTTTTGACATGTGGAATTTGTAACAAGCTATGTAAAGATGTAACCATTGTTGAAGAATGTTGTCATAGAT TTTGCAAGAAGTGCATAACAAGGAAGATAACAGAAGAGAAATTGAAATTTTGTCCAGAGTGCAATTTGGATCTAGGTGCTTCCCCCTTGCAGAAAATTAG GCCTGATCATCATGTGCAAGGGATTAGAGACATAATATCAGCTAAAAGAAGAGAATTAATTGAGAGTGGACTCCTCGAAAATAAACCGAAAAAAGCAGAACCCaaaaagttagctcatgaggaCATCGATATTAATAGTAGTCCCAATATGCTCATTGATAGTCCACCAAgaccttctcctcctcctcctcccgCCATTGCTTCAAGTTCAAGGAGAAAGGAAAAATCAATTTCTTCCATAGTAAATACTACACCACCTGTTGTTGATGATCATGATCATGCTACGATTCAGGttggaagaagaggaagaagaagagggtcGCGAAATAATACTAATGCTAATGCTGTTGCTCGTTTTCAAGATTCATCCAAATTTAACTATGTTGTTGATTTGAATAAGGGATATCCACAGGCAGGAAGTTCAACCATTCCTCTTCTTTCGAGCAAAACTACTCAACATAAACAACAG ATAAAGGGAGATCAGTCAGGAAGTTCAAGCAGTACTACTCTTCTTTCAGGCAAAGCTACTCAACATAAACAACAG GTTGAGAGTTCTGCTTATGCTGCTGAAtcctcaaagaaaaataaaagtgttaAACCATTGGATGGGATGAATGACCTATGGGAACCATTGCACAAATTGTTAACAAAAGGTGCCACATTGGACTTGAATTCCAACAAATCCAAGTCTAAAGAGCCTGTTCCAAAATTCACCACCCCAATACCAATCAATCTTGACGATGATGAAGATGagaatggtgatgatgatgaagaagacgaGGAGTATGTTCCTACTCGCAAAATTAAGGAACACAAAGTTGGCAAACATAATGTTGTTCAAAAATCAAATGTTGTTGTTCCGCCACCAGcagcaacaccaccaccaacatcaccaACACCAATGCCATCAAGTAGTACTAATGATAAAGGGAAAGGGAAAAAAGGACGCCGTGgcagaaagaaaaaagaaacaaataaccCTCTTCCTCCTCCGTCTCCTCCTCATGCTGATGCTGATGGATCAAATATTAATGTGGCAAAAGTTCAAGTTATTAATGAGGCAGCATCAGCAGCTACAAGCAGTGGTAATACTAGAGTACTGAATGAAAGAGTCCATCCCATTTGGTTCACTTTGGTTGCATCTGATAATCA AAAATGTTCTTCACCGTTACCACAGATTCCTACCCGCTTCATAAAGATCAA GGATGTAAACATGCCGTCTTCCTACATAATGAAGTACCTTGCGAAAAAACTGAATCTCCAGAGCCAGGACGAG GTTGAAGTTCGCTTGTTAGGAATGCCGATTCGTCCTAATTTGCCTCTGCATCATCTAGCAGAGCTGTGGTTACATGCAGCACCTACTGCTGAAAAAACAGTAAAAGTTGGAGCTTCTGCGGAAGAATTTgtgatggttttgaaatatggtCGTAGCCTAAATTAA